A window of the Juglans microcarpa x Juglans regia isolate MS1-56 chromosome 5D, Jm3101_v1.0, whole genome shotgun sequence genome harbors these coding sequences:
- the LOC121265359 gene encoding coiled-coil domain-containing protein 18-like isoform X1 — MFRLHNKNKHAKSGNRVDFNFSRFKALQVPKGWDKLLVSIISVETGKTLSKSGKALVHNGSCQWAETLSGSLRISQDDPSKELEDCFFKLVVSTASSRSGILGEAIVNMIAYMSSPAPAPVSLPLNKCNYGTILQVKIHCLTPITKLRDEESKETNFRMEHQEANYNDVDSKSDVSGSTFTRSIGSSSSKDLGSISHPGEPGSRETSFSASGSHHSNDSREGSTGREKFSPRSSLSSDGHGLIGREAAIGSQDIVHSGFNPIGNPIQSDHSSSNLRLTASGNDSQNSWQEFATSSLKPAISSKNLMEAAHDTIEELRAEAKMWERDARKLMLDLDILRKEFTEQSKNQENLTMELSAAYADRDGLKKAVEQMKISLERPMVQQAETEHSTFQDEDISHIQKELKDELKFQKESNADLALQLQRSQASNLELVSVLQELEETIEKQKIEINTLSAPPSKLGDIENFVQVTVEENRNLMLQLQQLQESEKSLQVKVQQLEQALEKNHPEGSLNNHTILEIEANFKGRLDAKDEEILMLRAKLSESLKGRNFPDRGSINEGDANLIREIEILKEKMQELERDCDELTDENLELLFKLKEAKKNSMMGGTIVDLPTNELLNKSFISFEPEMTEHKSQMYCVEDKLQIKNLVESEDKDFLSTQELETLNIELQNQVTEQGKKLTDKISDIAKLETKLQYKEEEIGVLKQCQIDLEAKISHLQKENIQLEKQMKVMHRESDITSKCLNDLRSDLIELSNSLDSHVSANKILERKSSELENGKHELELCIVELKQENMQLSLCISGLEDQLRHLTDERESKSHAQSLQDEISRLRIEISSEKADMKEKLQDTQNRWSEAQEECDYLIRENSKLKATTVNLIEECSTLQKSNGELRKQKSELHESFALLEAKLRESEIKFENCSKRVGILEDNISSMLVDISSKEKSLTSELDALVVENRRNVEKLAVGERLFNQMYLEKNVELENLQQHVEHLTDQLSAIHEAKERIATDAVLEVSNLLADKVSLESALQESQTKMKWIENELEMTRTESESKLQSLIDELAASKQNQEKLMADHERVFKLLENYKSDEEKFKNTVNGLELKLTFSEFEREQLLEESKKMKVELQNMAHLHDDVLAVKNDLHTTKFEKERLEASLHLISGECEDLKTEKNLLVEKISALEDCKRKRVALEDKAQCAQEAELKTELGQIKKANRQYQQKIRLLEEEKDQCVTKAQALEEELKLMKEGKQNQRESSSPKIPSFSKTNSKVTPVREDMKPSKKNEMVKNSSQHRDSKRRQPLKNGKVQELLKDQQKLSGNQYQREDDSGNEIPDGSPPAVGVDPASKLQLLENELAKALEANNIYKAQIDRLLTEGQSSHTDVSRKSTAEDEIVAKERNGRTKSSLEAELIDIRERYLHMSLKYAEVEAQREELVMKLKTVKNVKRTWLS, encoded by the exons ATGTTCAGACTCCACAACAAGAACAAGCATGCCAAATCTGGTAACAGAGTTGATTTCAACTTCTCCCGCTTCAAGGCCCTCCAG GTTCCGAAAGGCTGGGACAAGCTGCTTGTATCTATTATCTCTGTCGAAACTGGGAAAACACTGTCAAAGTCAGGCAAAGCACTTGTACATAATGGAAGTTGTCAATGGGCAGAAACTCTGTCAGGATCTTTACGGATTTCACAGGATGACCCTTCAAAGGAGCTAGAAGATTGTTTCTTCAAGCTTGTTGTCTCCACG GCTTCATCTAGATCTGGCATCCTTGGGGAGGCCATTGTCAACATGATAGCCTATATGAGTTCACCTGCTCCTGCTCCAGTTTCACTGCCACTGAATAAGTGCAATTATGGAACAATCTTACAA GTAAAAATTCACTGCCTGACACCAATAACAAAACTCAG GGATGAAGAATCAAAAGAGACGAATTTTCGTATGGAACATCAGGAAGCAAATTATAATGATGTGGACTCTAAGTCAGATGTGTCTGGAAGCACATTTACGAGGAGTATTGGATCTTCCTCTAGTAAAGATTTGGGATCTATCTCTCACCCAGGAGAACCTGGGAGTAGG GAAACAAGTTTCTCTGCATCGGGTTCACATCATAGCAATGACTCGAGGGAGGGTTCCACAGGGAGGGAAAAGTTCTCCCCGAGAAGCAGCTTAAGCAGTGATGGACATGGTCTAATTGGAAGAGAAGCAGCAATCGGCTCCCAAGACATTGTGCATTCTGGCTTCAATCCCATTGGTAATCCTATTCAATCAGATCATTCATCATCTAATTTGCGGCTAACAGCATCAGGAAATGACTCCCAGAATAGTTGGCAAGAATTTGCAACATCATCTTTGAAACCTGCCATTTCTTCTAAAAATCTTATGGAAGCAGCACATGATACAATTGAAGAGCTTCGTGCAGAAGCAAAGATGTGGGAGAGGGATGCACGGAAGCTGATGCTCGATTTGGATATACTGAGGAAGGAATTCACCGAACAGTCCAAAAACCAGGAAAATTTAACCATGGAGCTTTCAGCAGCATATGCTGATCGTGATGGTTTAAAGAAAGCTGTTGAACAAATGAAAATCTCACTAGAGAGACCTATGGTGCAACAAGCAGAGACTGAGCATTCAACATTTCAAGATGAAGACATATCCCATATTCAAAAAGAACTAAAGGATGAACTGAAGTTTCAGAAAGAATCCAATGCCGATTTGGCTCTGCAGTTGCAGCGGAGTCAAGCATCAAATCTTGAGCTCGTTTCTGTTCTTCAGGAGCTGGAGGAGACCATAGAAAAGCAGAAAATTGAGATAAACACTCTTTCAGCACCACCATCAAAACTTGGTGACATTGAAAACTTTGTCCAAGTAACTGTGGAAGAAAACAGAAATTTAATGCTCCAGCTGCAACAATTGCAGGAATCAGAGAAGAGTTTGCAAGTTAAGGTACAACAGCTGGAGCAGGCCTTGGAGAAAAATCATCCTGAAGGGAGTTTGAACAACCACACCATTTTAGAAATTGAGGCCAACTTCAAAGGTAGATTAGATGCTAAAGACGAAGAAATCCTTATGTTAAGAGCAAAGTTATCCGAGTCTCTTAAAGGAAGAAACTTCCCTGATAGGGGATCCATAAATGAAGGTGATGCAAATCTAATCAGAGAAATTgaaatattgaaagaaaaaatgcagGAGCTAGAAAGGGATTGCGATGAGCTGACAGATGAAAACCTTGAACTTTTATTCAAGCTTAAGGAAGCAAAAAAGAATTCCATGATGGGAGGCACTATTGTCGATCTTCCAACCAATGAGCtattaaataaatcttttatCAGCTTTGAGCCTGAAATGACTGAACATAAATCCCAAATGTACTGTGTGGAAGATAAGTTACAGATTAAAAATCTCGTGGAGTCTGAAGATAAGGACTTTCTCTCAACTCAAGAACTTGAGACTTTGAACATAGAACTGCAAAATCAAGTTACAGAACAGGGTAAGAAATTGACTGACAAAATTTCTGATATTGCAAAACTTGAGACTAAGTTGCAGTATAAGGAAGAAGAGATTGGAGTACTTAAACAGTGTCAGATTGATTTGGAGGCAAAGATCTCTCAtcttcaaaaggagaatatccAGCTAGAGAAACAAATGAAAGTCATGCATAGAGAAAGTGATATCACATCTAAATGCTTAAATGATTTGCGAAGTGATTTGATAGAACTTAGCAACAGCTTGGACTCCCATGTTTCTGCCAATAAGATTCTGGAAAGGAAATCTTCAGAGCTAGAAAATGGAAAACACGAACTAGAGCTTTGTATAGTGGAGCTTAAACAAGAAAATATGCAGTTATCATTGTGTATATCTGGTTTGGAAGATCAACTAAGACATTTGACTGATGAGAGGGAGTCCAAATCTCACGCTCAGAGTCTTCAGGATGAGATCTCTAGGTTAAGGATTGAGATAAGTTCTGAAAAGGCAGATATGAAAGAGAAGTTACAGGACACGCAAAACCGCTGGTCAGAAGCTCAAGAAGAATGTGACTATCTTATAAGAGagaattcaaaattaaaagcaacAACTGTGAATCTCATTGAAGAATGCAGTACGCTTCAGAAATCAAATGGAGAGTTGAGGAAGCAAAAATCAGAGTTGCATGAGAGTTTTGCCCTCTTGGAGGCAAAGTTGAGAGAGTCagagataaaatttgaaaattgctCCAAAAGAGTTGGAATCTTAGAagataatatttcttcaatgtTGGTAGATATTTCTTCAAAAGAGAAAAGCCTTACTTCAGAATTAGATGCACTTGTTGTTGAAAATAGAAGAAACGTAGAAAAACTTGCTGTGGGAGAAAGATTATTCAATCAGATGTATTTGGAGAAAAATGTTGAACTTGAGAACCTCCAGCAACACGTAGAACACCTAACCGATCAACTTTCTGCAATTCATGAGGCAAAAGAGAGAATAGCTACTGATGCTGTGCTTGAAGTATCCAATTTACTAGCAGATAAAGTTAGTTTGGAATCTGCTCTTCAAGAATCTCAAACCAAGATGAAGTGGATTGAGAATGAGCTTGAAATGACACGAACAGAATCTGAATCAAAGCTGCAAAGCCTGATTGATGAGCTTGCAGCTTCGAAACAAAACCAGGAAAAGCTGATGGCTGACCATGAAAGGGTGTTTAAGTTGTTGGAGAATTATAAATCAGATGAagaaaagtttaaaaacacCGTGAATGGTCTTGAGCTAAAGCTCACATTTTCAGAATTTGAACGGGAACAACTTTTGGAAGAATCCAAAAAAATGAAGGTTGAGCTCCAGAATATGGCACATCTTCATGATGATGTTTTGGCTGTTAAGAATGACCTTCACACAACCAAGTTCGAGAAAGAGAGATTGGAAGCATCACTGCATCTAATATCTGGAGAATGTGAAGATCTGAAGACAGAGAAGAATTTACTGGTTGAAAAGATCTCTGCTTTAGAGGACTGTAAACGTAAAAGAGTCGCACTAGAAGACAAGGCACAATGTGCTCAGGAAGCTGAGCTGAAGACGGAGCTCGGCCAGATCAAGAAAGCAAATAGGCAATATCAGCAGAAGATACGACTacttgaggaagaaaaagatcAGTGTGTAACAAAAGCTCAAGCCCTTGAAGAAGAACTAAAGCTGATGAAGGAAGGAAAGCAGAATCAGAGAGAGTCCAGCAGTCCTAAGATTCCTAGCTTTTCTAAAACCAATTCCAAAGTTACTCCAGTCCGTGAAGATATGAAGCCCTCAAAG AAGAATGAAATGGTGAAGAACTCTAGTCAGCATCGCGATTCTAAAAGGAGACAACCCTTGAAGAATGGTAAAGTACAAGAACTTTTAAAAGATCAACAGAAACTTAGTGGCAACCAATATCAAAGAGAG gatgaTAGTGGCAATGAAATTCCTGATGGAAGTCCTCCTGCTGTTGGAGTCGATCCTGCTTCAAAGCTTCAGCTACTTGAGAATGAACTTGCCAAGGCTTTGGaagcaaataacatatataaagcTCAGATTGACAG
- the LOC121265359 gene encoding coiled-coil domain-containing protein 18-like isoform X4 gives MIAYMSSPAPAPVSLPLNKCNYGTILQVKIHCLTPITKLRDEESKETNFRMEHQEANYNDVDSKSDVSGSTFTRSIGSSSSKDLGSISHPGEPGSRETSFSASGSHHSNDSREGSTGREKFSPRSSLSSDGHGLIGREAAIGSQDIVHSGFNPIGNPIQSDHSSSNLRLTASGNDSQNSWQEFATSSLKPAISSKNLMEAAHDTIEELRAEAKMWERDARKLMLDLDILRKEFTEQSKNQENLTMELSAAYADRDGLKKAVEQMKISLERPMVQQAETEHSTFQDEDISHIQKELKDELKFQKESNADLALQLQRSQASNLELVSVLQELEETIEKQKIEINTLSAPPSKLGDIENFVQVTVEENRNLMLQLQQLQESEKSLQVKVQQLEQALEKNHPEGSLNNHTILEIEANFKGRLDAKDEEILMLRAKLSESLKGRNFPDRGSINEGDANLIREIEILKEKMQELERDCDELTDENLELLFKLKEAKKNSMMGGTIVDLPTNELLNKSFISFEPEMTEHKSQMYCVEDKLQIKNLVESEDKDFLSTQELETLNIELQNQVTEQGKKLTDKISDIAKLETKLQYKEEEIGVLKQCQIDLEAKISHLQKENIQLEKQMKVMHRESDITSKCLNDLRSDLIELSNSLDSHVSANKILERKSSELENGKHELELCIVELKQENMQLSLCISGLEDQLRHLTDERESKSHAQSLQDEISRLRIEISSEKADMKEKLQDTQNRWSEAQEECDYLIRENSKLKATTVNLIEECSTLQKSNGELRKQKSELHESFALLEAKLRESEIKFENCSKRVGILEDNISSMLVDISSKEKSLTSELDALVVENRRNVEKLAVGERLFNQMYLEKNVELENLQQHVEHLTDQLSAIHEAKERIATDAVLEVSNLLADKVSLESALQESQTKMKWIENELEMTRTESESKLQSLIDELAASKQNQEKLMADHERVFKLLENYKSDEEKFKNTVNGLELKLTFSEFEREQLLEESKKMKVELQNMAHLHDDVLAVKNDLHTTKFEKERLEASLHLISGECEDLKTEKNLLVEKISALEDCKRKRVALEDKAQCAQEAELKTELGQIKKANRQYQQKIRLLEEEKDQCVTKAQALEEELKLMKEGKQNQRESSSPKIPSFSKTNSKVTPVREDMKPSKKNEMVKNSSQHRDSKRRQPLKNGKVQELLKDQQKLSGNQYQREDDSGNEIPDGSPPAVGVDPASKLQLLENELAKALEANNIYKAQIDRLLTEGQSSHTDVSRKSTAEDEIVAKERNGRTKSSLEAELIDIRERYLHMSLKYAEVEAQREELVMKLKTVKNVKRTWLS, from the exons ATGATAGCCTATATGAGTTCACCTGCTCCTGCTCCAGTTTCACTGCCACTGAATAAGTGCAATTATGGAACAATCTTACAA GTAAAAATTCACTGCCTGACACCAATAACAAAACTCAG GGATGAAGAATCAAAAGAGACGAATTTTCGTATGGAACATCAGGAAGCAAATTATAATGATGTGGACTCTAAGTCAGATGTGTCTGGAAGCACATTTACGAGGAGTATTGGATCTTCCTCTAGTAAAGATTTGGGATCTATCTCTCACCCAGGAGAACCTGGGAGTAGG GAAACAAGTTTCTCTGCATCGGGTTCACATCATAGCAATGACTCGAGGGAGGGTTCCACAGGGAGGGAAAAGTTCTCCCCGAGAAGCAGCTTAAGCAGTGATGGACATGGTCTAATTGGAAGAGAAGCAGCAATCGGCTCCCAAGACATTGTGCATTCTGGCTTCAATCCCATTGGTAATCCTATTCAATCAGATCATTCATCATCTAATTTGCGGCTAACAGCATCAGGAAATGACTCCCAGAATAGTTGGCAAGAATTTGCAACATCATCTTTGAAACCTGCCATTTCTTCTAAAAATCTTATGGAAGCAGCACATGATACAATTGAAGAGCTTCGTGCAGAAGCAAAGATGTGGGAGAGGGATGCACGGAAGCTGATGCTCGATTTGGATATACTGAGGAAGGAATTCACCGAACAGTCCAAAAACCAGGAAAATTTAACCATGGAGCTTTCAGCAGCATATGCTGATCGTGATGGTTTAAAGAAAGCTGTTGAACAAATGAAAATCTCACTAGAGAGACCTATGGTGCAACAAGCAGAGACTGAGCATTCAACATTTCAAGATGAAGACATATCCCATATTCAAAAAGAACTAAAGGATGAACTGAAGTTTCAGAAAGAATCCAATGCCGATTTGGCTCTGCAGTTGCAGCGGAGTCAAGCATCAAATCTTGAGCTCGTTTCTGTTCTTCAGGAGCTGGAGGAGACCATAGAAAAGCAGAAAATTGAGATAAACACTCTTTCAGCACCACCATCAAAACTTGGTGACATTGAAAACTTTGTCCAAGTAACTGTGGAAGAAAACAGAAATTTAATGCTCCAGCTGCAACAATTGCAGGAATCAGAGAAGAGTTTGCAAGTTAAGGTACAACAGCTGGAGCAGGCCTTGGAGAAAAATCATCCTGAAGGGAGTTTGAACAACCACACCATTTTAGAAATTGAGGCCAACTTCAAAGGTAGATTAGATGCTAAAGACGAAGAAATCCTTATGTTAAGAGCAAAGTTATCCGAGTCTCTTAAAGGAAGAAACTTCCCTGATAGGGGATCCATAAATGAAGGTGATGCAAATCTAATCAGAGAAATTgaaatattgaaagaaaaaatgcagGAGCTAGAAAGGGATTGCGATGAGCTGACAGATGAAAACCTTGAACTTTTATTCAAGCTTAAGGAAGCAAAAAAGAATTCCATGATGGGAGGCACTATTGTCGATCTTCCAACCAATGAGCtattaaataaatcttttatCAGCTTTGAGCCTGAAATGACTGAACATAAATCCCAAATGTACTGTGTGGAAGATAAGTTACAGATTAAAAATCTCGTGGAGTCTGAAGATAAGGACTTTCTCTCAACTCAAGAACTTGAGACTTTGAACATAGAACTGCAAAATCAAGTTACAGAACAGGGTAAGAAATTGACTGACAAAATTTCTGATATTGCAAAACTTGAGACTAAGTTGCAGTATAAGGAAGAAGAGATTGGAGTACTTAAACAGTGTCAGATTGATTTGGAGGCAAAGATCTCTCAtcttcaaaaggagaatatccAGCTAGAGAAACAAATGAAAGTCATGCATAGAGAAAGTGATATCACATCTAAATGCTTAAATGATTTGCGAAGTGATTTGATAGAACTTAGCAACAGCTTGGACTCCCATGTTTCTGCCAATAAGATTCTGGAAAGGAAATCTTCAGAGCTAGAAAATGGAAAACACGAACTAGAGCTTTGTATAGTGGAGCTTAAACAAGAAAATATGCAGTTATCATTGTGTATATCTGGTTTGGAAGATCAACTAAGACATTTGACTGATGAGAGGGAGTCCAAATCTCACGCTCAGAGTCTTCAGGATGAGATCTCTAGGTTAAGGATTGAGATAAGTTCTGAAAAGGCAGATATGAAAGAGAAGTTACAGGACACGCAAAACCGCTGGTCAGAAGCTCAAGAAGAATGTGACTATCTTATAAGAGagaattcaaaattaaaagcaacAACTGTGAATCTCATTGAAGAATGCAGTACGCTTCAGAAATCAAATGGAGAGTTGAGGAAGCAAAAATCAGAGTTGCATGAGAGTTTTGCCCTCTTGGAGGCAAAGTTGAGAGAGTCagagataaaatttgaaaattgctCCAAAAGAGTTGGAATCTTAGAagataatatttcttcaatgtTGGTAGATATTTCTTCAAAAGAGAAAAGCCTTACTTCAGAATTAGATGCACTTGTTGTTGAAAATAGAAGAAACGTAGAAAAACTTGCTGTGGGAGAAAGATTATTCAATCAGATGTATTTGGAGAAAAATGTTGAACTTGAGAACCTCCAGCAACACGTAGAACACCTAACCGATCAACTTTCTGCAATTCATGAGGCAAAAGAGAGAATAGCTACTGATGCTGTGCTTGAAGTATCCAATTTACTAGCAGATAAAGTTAGTTTGGAATCTGCTCTTCAAGAATCTCAAACCAAGATGAAGTGGATTGAGAATGAGCTTGAAATGACACGAACAGAATCTGAATCAAAGCTGCAAAGCCTGATTGATGAGCTTGCAGCTTCGAAACAAAACCAGGAAAAGCTGATGGCTGACCATGAAAGGGTGTTTAAGTTGTTGGAGAATTATAAATCAGATGAagaaaagtttaaaaacacCGTGAATGGTCTTGAGCTAAAGCTCACATTTTCAGAATTTGAACGGGAACAACTTTTGGAAGAATCCAAAAAAATGAAGGTTGAGCTCCAGAATATGGCACATCTTCATGATGATGTTTTGGCTGTTAAGAATGACCTTCACACAACCAAGTTCGAGAAAGAGAGATTGGAAGCATCACTGCATCTAATATCTGGAGAATGTGAAGATCTGAAGACAGAGAAGAATTTACTGGTTGAAAAGATCTCTGCTTTAGAGGACTGTAAACGTAAAAGAGTCGCACTAGAAGACAAGGCACAATGTGCTCAGGAAGCTGAGCTGAAGACGGAGCTCGGCCAGATCAAGAAAGCAAATAGGCAATATCAGCAGAAGATACGACTacttgaggaagaaaaagatcAGTGTGTAACAAAAGCTCAAGCCCTTGAAGAAGAACTAAAGCTGATGAAGGAAGGAAAGCAGAATCAGAGAGAGTCCAGCAGTCCTAAGATTCCTAGCTTTTCTAAAACCAATTCCAAAGTTACTCCAGTCCGTGAAGATATGAAGCCCTCAAAG AAGAATGAAATGGTGAAGAACTCTAGTCAGCATCGCGATTCTAAAAGGAGACAACCCTTGAAGAATGGTAAAGTACAAGAACTTTTAAAAGATCAACAGAAACTTAGTGGCAACCAATATCAAAGAGAG gatgaTAGTGGCAATGAAATTCCTGATGGAAGTCCTCCTGCTGTTGGAGTCGATCCTGCTTCAAAGCTTCAGCTACTTGAGAATGAACTTGCCAAGGCTTTGGaagcaaataacatatataaagcTCAGATTGACAG